A single window of Nomascus leucogenys isolate Asia chromosome 18, Asia_NLE_v1, whole genome shotgun sequence DNA harbors:
- the RHBDF1 gene encoding inactive rhomboid protein 1 isoform X4, with protein sequence MSEARRDSTSSLQRKKPPWLKLDIPSAVPPTVEEPSFLQPLRRQAFLRSVSMPAETAHISSPHHELRRPVLQRQTSITQTIRRGTADWFGVSKDSDSTQKWQRKSIRHCSQRYGKLKPQVLRELDLPSQDNVSLTSTETPPPLYVGPCQLGMQKIIDPLARGRAFRVADDTAEGLSAPHTPVTPGAASLCSFSSSRSGFHRLPRRRKRESVAKMSFRAAAALMKGRSVRDGTLRRAQRRSFTPASFLEEDTTDFPDELDTSFFAREGTLHEELSTYPDEVFESPSEAALKDWEKAPEQADLTGGALDRSELERSHLMLPLERGWRKQKEGAAAPQPKVRLRQEVVSTAGPRRGQRIAVPVRKLFAREKRPYGLGMVGRLTNRTYRKRIDSFVKRQIEDMDDHRPFFTYWLTFVHSLVTILAVCIYGIAPVGFSQHETVDSVLRNRGVYENVKYVQQENFWIGPSSEALIHLGAKFSPCMRQDPQVHSFIRSAREREKHSACCVRNDRSGCVQTSEEECSSTLAVWVKWPIHPSAPELAGHTRQFGSVCHQDPRVCDEPSSEDPHEWPEDITKWPICTKNSAGNHTNHPHMDCVITGRPCCIGTKGRCEITSREYCDFMRGYFHEEATLCSQVHCMDDVCGLLPFLNPEVPDQFYRLWLSLFLHAGILHCLVSICFQMTVLRDLEKLAGWHRIAIIYLLSGVTGNLASAIFLPYRAEVGPAGSQFGILACLFVELFQSWQILARPWRAFFKLLAVVLFLFTFGLLPWIDNFAHISGFISGLFLSFAFLPYISFGKFDLYRKRCQIIVFQVVFLGLLAGLVVLFYFYPVRCEWCEVLTCIPFTDKFCEKYELDAQLH encoded by the exons ATGAGTGAGGCCCGCAGGGACAGCACGAGCAGCCTGCAGCGCAAGAAGCCACCCTGGCTAAAGCTGGACATTCCCTCTGCGGTGCCCCCGACAGTGGAAGAGCCCAGCTTCCTGCAG CCCCTGAGGCGACAGGCTTTCCTGAGGAGCGTGAGTATGCCAGCCGAGACAGCCCACATCTCTTCGCCCCACCATGAGCTCCGGCGGCCGGTGCTGCAGCGCCAGACGTCCATCACACAGACCATCCGCAG GGGGACCGCTGACTGGTTTGGAGTGAGCAAGGACAGTGACAGCACCCAGAAATGGCAGCGCAAGAGCATCCGTCACTGCAGCCAGCGCTACGGGAAGCTGAAGCCCCAGGTCCTCCGGGAGCTGGACCTGCCCAGCCAGGACAACGTGTCGCTGACCAGCACCGAGACGCCACCCCCACTCTACGTGGGGCCATGCCAGCTGGGCATGCAGAAG aTCATAGACCCCCTGGCCCGTGGCCGCGCCTTCCGTGTAGCAGATGACACTGCGGAAGGCCTGAGTGCCCCACACACTCCCGTCACGCCGGGTGctgcctccctctgctccttCTCCAGCTCCCGCTCAGGTTTCCACCGGCTCCCGCGGCGGCGCAAGCGAGAGTCGGTGGCCAAGATGAGCTTCCGGGCGGCCGCAGCACTGATGAAA GGCCGCTCCGTTAGGGATGGCACCTTGCGCCGGGCACAGCGTCGAAGCTTCACTCCAGCCAGCTTTCTGGAGGAGGACACAACTGATTTCCCCGATGAGCTGGACACATCCTTCTTTGCCCGG GAAGGTACCCTCCATGAAGAGCTGTCCACATACCCGGACGAAGTTTTCGAGTCCCCATCGGAGGCAGCGCTAAAGGACTGGGAGAAGGCACCGGAGCAGGCGGACCTCACCGGCGGGGCCCTGGACCGCAGCGAGCTTGAGCGCAGCCACTTGATGCT GCCCTTGGAGCGAGGCTGGCGGAAGCAGAAGGAGGGCGCCGCAGCCCCGCAGCCCAAGGTGCGGCTCCGACAGGAGGTGGTGAGCACCGCGGGGCCGCGGCGGGGCCAGCGTATCGCGGTGCCGGTGCGCAAGCTCTTCGCCCGGGAGAAGCGGCcgtatgggctgggcatggtgggacgACTCACCAACCGCACCTACCGCAAGCGCATCGACAGCTTCGTCAAGCGCCAGATCGAGGACATGGACGACCACAG GCCCTTCTTCACCTACTGGCTCACCTTCGTGCACTCGCTCGTCACCATTCTAGCCGTGTGCATCTATGGCATCGCGCCCGTGGGCTTCTCGCAGCATGAAACGGTGGACTCG GTGCTGCGGAACCGCGGGGTCTACGAGAACGTCAAGTACGTGCAGCAGGAGAACTTCTGGATCGGGCCCAGCTCG GAGGCCCTCATCCACCTGGGCGCCAAGTTTTCGCCCTGTATGCGCCAGGACCCGCAGGTGCACAGCTTCATTCGCTCAGCGCGCGAGCGCGAGAAGCACTCCGCCTGCTGCGTGCGCAACGACAGGTCGGGCTGCGTGCAGACCTCGGAGGAGGAGTGCTCG TCCACGCTGGCAGTGTGGGTGAAGTGGCCCATCCATCCCAGCGCCCCAGAGCTTGCGGGCCACACGAGACAGTTTGGCTCTGTCTGCCACCAGGATCCCAG GGTGTGTGATGAGCCCTCCTCGGAAGACCCCCACGAGTGGCCAGAAGACATCACCAAGTGGCCG ATCTGCACCAAAAACAGCGCCGGGAACCACACCAACCATCCCCACATGGACTGTGTCATCACAGGACGGCCCTGCTGCATTGGCACCAAGGGCAG GTGTGAGATCACCTCCCGGGAGTACTGTGACTTCATGAGGGGCTACTTCCACGAGGAGGCCACGCTCTGCTCTCAG GTGCACTGCATGGATGATGTGTGTGGGCTCCTGCCTTTCCTCAACCCCGAGGTGCCTGACCAGTTCTACCGCCTGTGGCTATCCCTCTTCCTGCACGCCGG GATCCTGCACTGCCTGGTGTCCATCTGCTTCCAGATGACTGTCCTGCGGGACCTGGAGAAGCTGGCAGGCTGGCACCGCATAGCCATCATCTACCTGCTCAGTGGTGTCACTGGCAACCTGGCCAGTGCCATCTTCCTGCCGTACCGAGCAGAG GTGGGTCCCGCTGGCTCCCAGTTCGGCATCCTGGCCTGCCTCTTCGTGGAGCTCTTCCAGAGCTGGCAGATCCTGGCGCGGCCCTGGCGTGCCTTCTTCAAGCTGCTGGCTGTGGTGCTCTTCCTCTTCACCTTTGGGCTGCTGCCCTGGATTGACAACTTTGCCCACATCTCAGGGTTCATCAGtggcctcttcctctccttcGCCTTCTTGCCCTATATCAGCTTTGGCAAGTTCGACCTGTATCGGAAACGCTGCCAGATCATCGTCTTTCAGGTGGTCTTCCTGGGTCTCCTGGCCGGCCTGGTGGTCCTCTTCTACTTCTACCCTGTCCGCTGTGAGTGGTGTGAGGTCCTCACCTGCATCCCCTTCACTGACAAGTTCTGCGAGAAGTACGAACTGGACGCTCAGCTCCACTGA
- the RHBDF1 gene encoding inactive rhomboid protein 1 isoform X1, which yields MSEARRDSTSSLQRKKPPWLKLDIPSAVPPTVEEPSFLQVGPGLQGLWVPPVQYPHHDPVAQPLRRQAFLRSVSMPAETAHISSPHHELRRPVLQRQTSITQTIRRGTADWFGVSKDSDSTQKWQRKSIRHCSQRYGKLKPQVLRELDLPSQDNVSLTSTETPPPLYVGPCQLGMQKIIDPLARGRAFRVADDTAEGLSAPHTPVTPGAASLCSFSSSRSGFHRLPRRRKRESVAKMSFRAAAALMKGRSVRDGTLRRAQRRSFTPASFLEEDTTDFPDELDTSFFAREGTLHEELSTYPDEVFESPSEAALKDWEKAPEQADLTGGALDRSELERSHLMLPLERGWRKQKEGAAAPQPKVRLRQEVVSTAGPRRGQRIAVPVRKLFAREKRPYGLGMVGRLTNRTYRKRIDSFVKRQIEDMDDHRPFFTYWLTFVHSLVTILAVCIYGIAPVGFSQHETVDSVLRNRGVYENVKYVQQENFWIGPSSEALIHLGAKFSPCMRQDPQVHSFIRSAREREKHSACCVRNDRSGCVQTSEEECSSTLAVWVKWPIHPSAPELAGHTRQFGSVCHQDPRVCDEPSSEDPHEWPEDITKWPICTKNSAGNHTNHPHMDCVITGRPCCIGTKGRCEITSREYCDFMRGYFHEEATLCSQVGLPSVRRSPPPAAVMLICCSAQVHCMDDVCGLLPFLNPEVPDQFYRLWLSLFLHAGILHCLVSICFQMTVLRDLEKLAGWHRIAIIYLLSGVTGNLASAIFLPYRAEVGPAGSQFGILACLFVELFQSWQILARPWRAFFKLLAVVLFLFTFGLLPWIDNFAHISGFISGLFLSFAFLPYISFGKFDLYRKRCQIIVFQVVFLGLLAGLVVLFYFYPVRCEWCEVLTCIPFTDKFCEKYELDAQLH from the exons ATGAGTGAGGCCCGCAGGGACAGCACGAGCAGCCTGCAGCGCAAGAAGCCACCCTGGCTAAAGCTGGACATTCCCTCTGCGGTGCCCCCGACAGTGGAAGAGCCCAGCTTCCTGCAGGTAGGCCCTGGCCTGCAGGGACTGTGGGTGCCCCCTGTCCAGTACCCTCACCATGACCCTGTTGCCCAGCCCCTGAGGCGACAGGCTTTCCTGAGGAGCGTGAGTATGCCAGCCGAGACAGCCCACATCTCTTCGCCCCACCATGAGCTCCGGCGGCCGGTGCTGCAGCGCCAGACGTCCATCACACAGACCATCCGCAG GGGGACCGCTGACTGGTTTGGAGTGAGCAAGGACAGTGACAGCACCCAGAAATGGCAGCGCAAGAGCATCCGTCACTGCAGCCAGCGCTACGGGAAGCTGAAGCCCCAGGTCCTCCGGGAGCTGGACCTGCCCAGCCAGGACAACGTGTCGCTGACCAGCACCGAGACGCCACCCCCACTCTACGTGGGGCCATGCCAGCTGGGCATGCAGAAG aTCATAGACCCCCTGGCCCGTGGCCGCGCCTTCCGTGTAGCAGATGACACTGCGGAAGGCCTGAGTGCCCCACACACTCCCGTCACGCCGGGTGctgcctccctctgctccttCTCCAGCTCCCGCTCAGGTTTCCACCGGCTCCCGCGGCGGCGCAAGCGAGAGTCGGTGGCCAAGATGAGCTTCCGGGCGGCCGCAGCACTGATGAAA GGCCGCTCCGTTAGGGATGGCACCTTGCGCCGGGCACAGCGTCGAAGCTTCACTCCAGCCAGCTTTCTGGAGGAGGACACAACTGATTTCCCCGATGAGCTGGACACATCCTTCTTTGCCCGG GAAGGTACCCTCCATGAAGAGCTGTCCACATACCCGGACGAAGTTTTCGAGTCCCCATCGGAGGCAGCGCTAAAGGACTGGGAGAAGGCACCGGAGCAGGCGGACCTCACCGGCGGGGCCCTGGACCGCAGCGAGCTTGAGCGCAGCCACTTGATGCT GCCCTTGGAGCGAGGCTGGCGGAAGCAGAAGGAGGGCGCCGCAGCCCCGCAGCCCAAGGTGCGGCTCCGACAGGAGGTGGTGAGCACCGCGGGGCCGCGGCGGGGCCAGCGTATCGCGGTGCCGGTGCGCAAGCTCTTCGCCCGGGAGAAGCGGCcgtatgggctgggcatggtgggacgACTCACCAACCGCACCTACCGCAAGCGCATCGACAGCTTCGTCAAGCGCCAGATCGAGGACATGGACGACCACAG GCCCTTCTTCACCTACTGGCTCACCTTCGTGCACTCGCTCGTCACCATTCTAGCCGTGTGCATCTATGGCATCGCGCCCGTGGGCTTCTCGCAGCATGAAACGGTGGACTCG GTGCTGCGGAACCGCGGGGTCTACGAGAACGTCAAGTACGTGCAGCAGGAGAACTTCTGGATCGGGCCCAGCTCG GAGGCCCTCATCCACCTGGGCGCCAAGTTTTCGCCCTGTATGCGCCAGGACCCGCAGGTGCACAGCTTCATTCGCTCAGCGCGCGAGCGCGAGAAGCACTCCGCCTGCTGCGTGCGCAACGACAGGTCGGGCTGCGTGCAGACCTCGGAGGAGGAGTGCTCG TCCACGCTGGCAGTGTGGGTGAAGTGGCCCATCCATCCCAGCGCCCCAGAGCTTGCGGGCCACACGAGACAGTTTGGCTCTGTCTGCCACCAGGATCCCAG GGTGTGTGATGAGCCCTCCTCGGAAGACCCCCACGAGTGGCCAGAAGACATCACCAAGTGGCCG ATCTGCACCAAAAACAGCGCCGGGAACCACACCAACCATCCCCACATGGACTGTGTCATCACAGGACGGCCCTGCTGCATTGGCACCAAGGGCAG GTGTGAGATCACCTCCCGGGAGTACTGTGACTTCATGAGGGGCTACTTCCACGAGGAGGCCACGCTCTGCTCTCAGGTAGGTCTCCCGAGTGTCCGTCgttcccctcccccagctgctGTGATGCTGATCTGCTGCTCTGCGCAGGTGCACTGCATGGATGATGTGTGTGGGCTCCTGCCTTTCCTCAACCCCGAGGTGCCTGACCAGTTCTACCGCCTGTGGCTATCCCTCTTCCTGCACGCCGG GATCCTGCACTGCCTGGTGTCCATCTGCTTCCAGATGACTGTCCTGCGGGACCTGGAGAAGCTGGCAGGCTGGCACCGCATAGCCATCATCTACCTGCTCAGTGGTGTCACTGGCAACCTGGCCAGTGCCATCTTCCTGCCGTACCGAGCAGAG GTGGGTCCCGCTGGCTCCCAGTTCGGCATCCTGGCCTGCCTCTTCGTGGAGCTCTTCCAGAGCTGGCAGATCCTGGCGCGGCCCTGGCGTGCCTTCTTCAAGCTGCTGGCTGTGGTGCTCTTCCTCTTCACCTTTGGGCTGCTGCCCTGGATTGACAACTTTGCCCACATCTCAGGGTTCATCAGtggcctcttcctctccttcGCCTTCTTGCCCTATATCAGCTTTGGCAAGTTCGACCTGTATCGGAAACGCTGCCAGATCATCGTCTTTCAGGTGGTCTTCCTGGGTCTCCTGGCCGGCCTGGTGGTCCTCTTCTACTTCTACCCTGTCCGCTGTGAGTGGTGTGAGGTCCTCACCTGCATCCCCTTCACTGACAAGTTCTGCGAGAAGTACGAACTGGACGCTCAGCTCCACTGA
- the RHBDF1 gene encoding inactive rhomboid protein 1 isoform X7, whose amino-acid sequence MSEARRDSTSSLQRKKPPWLKLDIPSAVPPTVEEPSFLQVGPGLQGLWVPPVQYPHHDPVAQPLRRQAFLRSVSMPAETAHISSPHHELRRPVLQRQTSITQTIRRGTADWFGVSKDSDSTQKWQRKSIRHCSQRYGKLKPQVLRELDLPSQDNVSLTSTETPPPLYVGPCQLGMQKIIDPLARGRAFRVADDTAEGLSAPHTPVTPGAASLCSFSSSRSGFHRLPRRRKRESVAKMSFRAAAALMKGRSVRDGTLRRAQRRSFTPASFLEEDTTDFPDELDTSFFAREGTLHEELSTYPDEVFESPSEAALKDWEKAPEQADLTGGALDRSELERSHLMLPLERGWRKQKEGAAAPQPKVRLRQEVVSTAGPRRGQRIAVPVRKLFAREKRPYGLGMVGRLTNRTYRKRIDSFVKRQIEDMDDHRPFFTYWLTFVHSLVTILAVCIYGIAPVGFSQHETVDSVLRNRGVYENVKYVQQENFWIGPSSEALIHLGAKFSPCMRQDPQVHSFIRSAREREKHSACCVRNDRSGCVQTSEEECSSTLAVWVKWPIHPSAPELAGHTRQFGSVCHQDPRVCDEPSSEDPHEWPEDITKWPICTKNSAGNHTNHPHMDCVITGRPCCIGTKGRCEITSREYCDFMRGYFHEEATLCSQDPALPGVHLLPDDCPAGPGEAGRLAPHSHHLPAQWCHWQPGQCHLPAVPSRGGSRWLPVRHPGLPLRGALPELADPGAALACLLQAAGCGALPLHLWAAALD is encoded by the exons ATGAGTGAGGCCCGCAGGGACAGCACGAGCAGCCTGCAGCGCAAGAAGCCACCCTGGCTAAAGCTGGACATTCCCTCTGCGGTGCCCCCGACAGTGGAAGAGCCCAGCTTCCTGCAGGTAGGCCCTGGCCTGCAGGGACTGTGGGTGCCCCCTGTCCAGTACCCTCACCATGACCCTGTTGCCCAGCCCCTGAGGCGACAGGCTTTCCTGAGGAGCGTGAGTATGCCAGCCGAGACAGCCCACATCTCTTCGCCCCACCATGAGCTCCGGCGGCCGGTGCTGCAGCGCCAGACGTCCATCACACAGACCATCCGCAG GGGGACCGCTGACTGGTTTGGAGTGAGCAAGGACAGTGACAGCACCCAGAAATGGCAGCGCAAGAGCATCCGTCACTGCAGCCAGCGCTACGGGAAGCTGAAGCCCCAGGTCCTCCGGGAGCTGGACCTGCCCAGCCAGGACAACGTGTCGCTGACCAGCACCGAGACGCCACCCCCACTCTACGTGGGGCCATGCCAGCTGGGCATGCAGAAG aTCATAGACCCCCTGGCCCGTGGCCGCGCCTTCCGTGTAGCAGATGACACTGCGGAAGGCCTGAGTGCCCCACACACTCCCGTCACGCCGGGTGctgcctccctctgctccttCTCCAGCTCCCGCTCAGGTTTCCACCGGCTCCCGCGGCGGCGCAAGCGAGAGTCGGTGGCCAAGATGAGCTTCCGGGCGGCCGCAGCACTGATGAAA GGCCGCTCCGTTAGGGATGGCACCTTGCGCCGGGCACAGCGTCGAAGCTTCACTCCAGCCAGCTTTCTGGAGGAGGACACAACTGATTTCCCCGATGAGCTGGACACATCCTTCTTTGCCCGG GAAGGTACCCTCCATGAAGAGCTGTCCACATACCCGGACGAAGTTTTCGAGTCCCCATCGGAGGCAGCGCTAAAGGACTGGGAGAAGGCACCGGAGCAGGCGGACCTCACCGGCGGGGCCCTGGACCGCAGCGAGCTTGAGCGCAGCCACTTGATGCT GCCCTTGGAGCGAGGCTGGCGGAAGCAGAAGGAGGGCGCCGCAGCCCCGCAGCCCAAGGTGCGGCTCCGACAGGAGGTGGTGAGCACCGCGGGGCCGCGGCGGGGCCAGCGTATCGCGGTGCCGGTGCGCAAGCTCTTCGCCCGGGAGAAGCGGCcgtatgggctgggcatggtgggacgACTCACCAACCGCACCTACCGCAAGCGCATCGACAGCTTCGTCAAGCGCCAGATCGAGGACATGGACGACCACAG GCCCTTCTTCACCTACTGGCTCACCTTCGTGCACTCGCTCGTCACCATTCTAGCCGTGTGCATCTATGGCATCGCGCCCGTGGGCTTCTCGCAGCATGAAACGGTGGACTCG GTGCTGCGGAACCGCGGGGTCTACGAGAACGTCAAGTACGTGCAGCAGGAGAACTTCTGGATCGGGCCCAGCTCG GAGGCCCTCATCCACCTGGGCGCCAAGTTTTCGCCCTGTATGCGCCAGGACCCGCAGGTGCACAGCTTCATTCGCTCAGCGCGCGAGCGCGAGAAGCACTCCGCCTGCTGCGTGCGCAACGACAGGTCGGGCTGCGTGCAGACCTCGGAGGAGGAGTGCTCG TCCACGCTGGCAGTGTGGGTGAAGTGGCCCATCCATCCCAGCGCCCCAGAGCTTGCGGGCCACACGAGACAGTTTGGCTCTGTCTGCCACCAGGATCCCAG GGTGTGTGATGAGCCCTCCTCGGAAGACCCCCACGAGTGGCCAGAAGACATCACCAAGTGGCCG ATCTGCACCAAAAACAGCGCCGGGAACCACACCAACCATCCCCACATGGACTGTGTCATCACAGGACGGCCCTGCTGCATTGGCACCAAGGGCAG GTGTGAGATCACCTCCCGGGAGTACTGTGACTTCATGAGGGGCTACTTCCACGAGGAGGCCACGCTCTGCTCTCAG GATCCTGCACTGCCTGGTGTCCATCTGCTTCCAGATGACTGTCCTGCGGGACCTGGAGAAGCTGGCAGGCTGGCACCGCATAGCCATCATCTACCTGCTCAGTGGTGTCACTGGCAACCTGGCCAGTGCCATCTTCCTGCCGTACCGAGCAGAG GTGGGTCCCGCTGGCTCCCAGTTCGGCATCCTGGCCTGCCTCTTCGTGGAGCTCTTCCAGAGCTGGCAGATCCTGGCGCGGCCCTGGCGTGCCTTCTTCAAGCTGCTGGCTGTGGTGCTCTTCCTCTTCACCTTTGGGCTGCTGCCCTGGATTGA
- the RHBDF1 gene encoding inactive rhomboid protein 1 isoform X3 → MSEARRDSTSSLQRKKPPWLKLDIPSAVPPTVEEPSFLQPLRRQAFLRSVSMPAETAHISSPHHELRRPVLQRQTSITQTIRRGTADWFGVSKDSDSTQKWQRKSIRHCSQRYGKLKPQVLRELDLPSQDNVSLTSTETPPPLYVGPCQLGMQKIIDPLARGRAFRVADDTAEGLSAPHTPVTPGAASLCSFSSSRSGFHRLPRRRKRESVAKMSFRAAAALMKGRSVRDGTLRRAQRRSFTPASFLEEDTTDFPDELDTSFFAREGTLHEELSTYPDEVFESPSEAALKDWEKAPEQADLTGGALDRSELERSHLMLPLERGWRKQKEGAAAPQPKVRLRQEVVSTAGPRRGQRIAVPVRKLFAREKRPYGLGMVGRLTNRTYRKRIDSFVKRQIEDMDDHRPFFTYWLTFVHSLVTILAVCIYGIAPVGFSQHETVDSVLRNRGVYENVKYVQQENFWIGPSSEALIHLGAKFSPCMRQDPQVHSFIRSAREREKHSACCVRNDRSGCVQTSEEECSSTLAVWVKWPIHPSAPELAGHTRQFGSVCHQDPRVCDEPSSEDPHEWPEDITKWPICTKNSAGNHTNHPHMDCVITGRPCCIGTKGRCEITSREYCDFMRGYFHEEATLCSQVGLPSVRRSPPPAAVMLICCSAQVHCMDDVCGLLPFLNPEVPDQFYRLWLSLFLHAGILHCLVSICFQMTVLRDLEKLAGWHRIAIIYLLSGVTGNLASAIFLPYRAEVGPAGSQFGILACLFVELFQSWQILARPWRAFFKLLAVVLFLFTFGLLPWIDNFAHISGFISGLFLSFAFLPYISFGKFDLYRKRCQIIVFQVVFLGLLAGLVVLFYFYPVRCEWCEVLTCIPFTDKFCEKYELDAQLH, encoded by the exons ATGAGTGAGGCCCGCAGGGACAGCACGAGCAGCCTGCAGCGCAAGAAGCCACCCTGGCTAAAGCTGGACATTCCCTCTGCGGTGCCCCCGACAGTGGAAGAGCCCAGCTTCCTGCAG CCCCTGAGGCGACAGGCTTTCCTGAGGAGCGTGAGTATGCCAGCCGAGACAGCCCACATCTCTTCGCCCCACCATGAGCTCCGGCGGCCGGTGCTGCAGCGCCAGACGTCCATCACACAGACCATCCGCAG GGGGACCGCTGACTGGTTTGGAGTGAGCAAGGACAGTGACAGCACCCAGAAATGGCAGCGCAAGAGCATCCGTCACTGCAGCCAGCGCTACGGGAAGCTGAAGCCCCAGGTCCTCCGGGAGCTGGACCTGCCCAGCCAGGACAACGTGTCGCTGACCAGCACCGAGACGCCACCCCCACTCTACGTGGGGCCATGCCAGCTGGGCATGCAGAAG aTCATAGACCCCCTGGCCCGTGGCCGCGCCTTCCGTGTAGCAGATGACACTGCGGAAGGCCTGAGTGCCCCACACACTCCCGTCACGCCGGGTGctgcctccctctgctccttCTCCAGCTCCCGCTCAGGTTTCCACCGGCTCCCGCGGCGGCGCAAGCGAGAGTCGGTGGCCAAGATGAGCTTCCGGGCGGCCGCAGCACTGATGAAA GGCCGCTCCGTTAGGGATGGCACCTTGCGCCGGGCACAGCGTCGAAGCTTCACTCCAGCCAGCTTTCTGGAGGAGGACACAACTGATTTCCCCGATGAGCTGGACACATCCTTCTTTGCCCGG GAAGGTACCCTCCATGAAGAGCTGTCCACATACCCGGACGAAGTTTTCGAGTCCCCATCGGAGGCAGCGCTAAAGGACTGGGAGAAGGCACCGGAGCAGGCGGACCTCACCGGCGGGGCCCTGGACCGCAGCGAGCTTGAGCGCAGCCACTTGATGCT GCCCTTGGAGCGAGGCTGGCGGAAGCAGAAGGAGGGCGCCGCAGCCCCGCAGCCCAAGGTGCGGCTCCGACAGGAGGTGGTGAGCACCGCGGGGCCGCGGCGGGGCCAGCGTATCGCGGTGCCGGTGCGCAAGCTCTTCGCCCGGGAGAAGCGGCcgtatgggctgggcatggtgggacgACTCACCAACCGCACCTACCGCAAGCGCATCGACAGCTTCGTCAAGCGCCAGATCGAGGACATGGACGACCACAG GCCCTTCTTCACCTACTGGCTCACCTTCGTGCACTCGCTCGTCACCATTCTAGCCGTGTGCATCTATGGCATCGCGCCCGTGGGCTTCTCGCAGCATGAAACGGTGGACTCG GTGCTGCGGAACCGCGGGGTCTACGAGAACGTCAAGTACGTGCAGCAGGAGAACTTCTGGATCGGGCCCAGCTCG GAGGCCCTCATCCACCTGGGCGCCAAGTTTTCGCCCTGTATGCGCCAGGACCCGCAGGTGCACAGCTTCATTCGCTCAGCGCGCGAGCGCGAGAAGCACTCCGCCTGCTGCGTGCGCAACGACAGGTCGGGCTGCGTGCAGACCTCGGAGGAGGAGTGCTCG TCCACGCTGGCAGTGTGGGTGAAGTGGCCCATCCATCCCAGCGCCCCAGAGCTTGCGGGCCACACGAGACAGTTTGGCTCTGTCTGCCACCAGGATCCCAG GGTGTGTGATGAGCCCTCCTCGGAAGACCCCCACGAGTGGCCAGAAGACATCACCAAGTGGCCG ATCTGCACCAAAAACAGCGCCGGGAACCACACCAACCATCCCCACATGGACTGTGTCATCACAGGACGGCCCTGCTGCATTGGCACCAAGGGCAG GTGTGAGATCACCTCCCGGGAGTACTGTGACTTCATGAGGGGCTACTTCCACGAGGAGGCCACGCTCTGCTCTCAGGTAGGTCTCCCGAGTGTCCGTCgttcccctcccccagctgctGTGATGCTGATCTGCTGCTCTGCGCAGGTGCACTGCATGGATGATGTGTGTGGGCTCCTGCCTTTCCTCAACCCCGAGGTGCCTGACCAGTTCTACCGCCTGTGGCTATCCCTCTTCCTGCACGCCGG GATCCTGCACTGCCTGGTGTCCATCTGCTTCCAGATGACTGTCCTGCGGGACCTGGAGAAGCTGGCAGGCTGGCACCGCATAGCCATCATCTACCTGCTCAGTGGTGTCACTGGCAACCTGGCCAGTGCCATCTTCCTGCCGTACCGAGCAGAG GTGGGTCCCGCTGGCTCCCAGTTCGGCATCCTGGCCTGCCTCTTCGTGGAGCTCTTCCAGAGCTGGCAGATCCTGGCGCGGCCCTGGCGTGCCTTCTTCAAGCTGCTGGCTGTGGTGCTCTTCCTCTTCACCTTTGGGCTGCTGCCCTGGATTGACAACTTTGCCCACATCTCAGGGTTCATCAGtggcctcttcctctccttcGCCTTCTTGCCCTATATCAGCTTTGGCAAGTTCGACCTGTATCGGAAACGCTGCCAGATCATCGTCTTTCAGGTGGTCTTCCTGGGTCTCCTGGCCGGCCTGGTGGTCCTCTTCTACTTCTACCCTGTCCGCTGTGAGTGGTGTGAGGTCCTCACCTGCATCCCCTTCACTGACAAGTTCTGCGAGAAGTACGAACTGGACGCTCAGCTCCACTGA